A stretch of Castanea sativa cultivar Marrone di Chiusa Pesio chromosome 2, ASM4071231v1 DNA encodes these proteins:
- the LOC142625062 gene encoding uncharacterized protein LOC142625062: MKFLIGLNESFSQVRTQVLLMDPIPSLSKVYSLLIQEEAQRSVTNPAIVKVDSTALAAKLPNVNAHFGSNLASNGPSNNNKDKPVCTHCGKTGHIGDNCYRLHGFPPDFKFKNKPTAMAYQVTVTQPQELLTKTIRGKELPFTHGVSSSANAMSGINLSHSIFSAKVVIKKAFSLDTWVIDTGATDHIVCSVSLLSSITTTTNAIFQLPNGETASVTHIGTIVLSSSLTLNNIRCVPSFTFNLLSVSTITNTQPCCLVFLSTFCFIHDLVSWRTIGVGQQLDGLYILQSGSLQYTASTALAKFLVNHKLNSTFSSFSAVVASNRALSSLWHFRVVFPYETTNSCPSYVSDAPIVPLPCASTLPFDDASSLSHSPTFTPSSVSSNSDDTLLQVRHELDDDFLHDVPAKPAEPLVDPIPLRQSSRAHKKPSYLQDYHCNMVASSPTATEAMAVEIAVLEANNTWTLTSLPANKKPIGCKWVYKVKYKSDGFMERYKNAFLHGDLTEEVYMAIPPGFHSQGEQHNREALLFCDSHATLHIESNPVFHERTKHIEIDCHVVRDKVLEKVIKLSSLEGEYQNVKKNLEKQEDLTESISRKAASVKEEAIQQEK; the protein is encoded by the exons ATGAAATTCTTGATAGGGTTGAATGAATCATTTTCCCAAGTCAGGACTCAAGTTTTGCTTATGGATCCAATTCCATCTCTTAGCAAGGTTTATTCTTTATTGATTCAAGAAGAAGCCCAAAGATCAGTCACAAATCCAGCAATTGTTAAGGTTGATTCTACTGCTTTAGCTGCTAAATTGCCAAATGTTAATGCACATTTTGGTTCCAACCTTGCTAGCAATGGTCCTAGTAACAACAATAAAGATAAACCAGTTTGTACTCACTGTGGAAAAACTGGTCACATAGGAGATAACTGCTATAGGTTGCATGGTTTTCCACCTGACTTCAAGTTTAAGAATAAGCCTACAGCAATGGCTTATCAAGTCACAGTCACTCAGCCACAAGAATTGTTGACAAAAACAA TACGAGGGAAAGAATTACCTTTTACACATGGAGTGTCTTCTTCTGCCAATGCTATGTCAGGTATTAATCTTTCTCATTCTATTTTTTCTGCTAAAGTGGTGATCAAAAAGGCTTTTAGTTTAGATACTTGGGTCATTGATACTGGAGCTACTGACCATATCGTGTGTTCAGTGAGTTTATTGTCTTctattactactactactaatgCTATATTTCAACTGCCTAATGGGGAAACTGCTTCAGTAACACACATTGGAACCATTGTTTTGTCTTCTTCCCTTACTCTGAACAATATCCGATGTGTGCCTTCTTTCACATTCAATCTACTTTCTGTTAGTACTATCACTAATACACAGCCTTGTTGCCTTGTTTTCCTATCTACATTTTGCTTTATTCATGACCTTGTCTCTTGGAGAACGATTGGAGTGGGTCAACAACTTGATGGACTATACATATTACAATCTGGTAGTCTTCAGTACACTGCTTCAACGGCTCTAGCTAAATTTCTAGTCAATCACAAACTCAATTCAACCTTCAGTTCTTTTTCAGCTGTTGTTGCCTCTAATAGAGCCCTTTCTTCTCTTTGGCACTTCAGAGTAG tTTTTCCTTATGAGACTACTAATTCTTGTCCCTCTTATGTTTCTGATGCACCTATTGTACCCTTACCTTGTGCTTCCACTCTCCCTTTTGATGATGCTTCTTCTCTATCTCACTCTCCTACCTTCACTCCTTCTTCTGTTTCCTCTAATTCAGATGATACTCTCCTTCAAGTTCGTCATGAACTTGATGATGATTTTCTACATGATGTTCCCGCTAAACCCGCTGAACCTCTTGTTGATCCTATTCCTCTTAGACAGTCATCTAGAGCTCATAAGAAGCCTTCCTATCTCCAAGACTACCATTGTAACATGGTTGCTTCATCACCCACTGCCACT GAGGCTATGGCTGTTGAAATAGCAGTTCTAGAAGCTAATAACACCTGGACCTTGACCTCTTTGCCTGCCAATAAGAAGCCTATAGGGtgtaaatgggtttacaagGTTAAATATAAGTCTGATGGCTTTATGGAGAGGTATAAG AATGCGTTTCTTCATGGGGATTTGACTGAGGAGGTTTATATGGCTATTCCACCAGGGTTTCATAGCCAGGGGGAGCAG CACAATAGAGAAGCTTTGTTGTTTTGTGATAGTCATGCTACACTGCACATTGAATCAAATCCTGTTTTTCATGAAAGGACCAAGcatattgagattgattgtcatgTAGTGCGGGATAAGGTGCTTGAGAAGGTGATCAAGTTAT CTTCCCTTGAGGGGGAGTATCAGAATGTTAAGAAGAATCTTGAGAAGCAAGAGGACTTGACTGAATCAATTTCAAGGAAAGCTGCATCAGTGAAGGAAGAAGCAATACAACAGGAAAAATGA